A region of Diospyros lotus cultivar Yz01 chromosome 3, ASM1463336v1, whole genome shotgun sequence DNA encodes the following proteins:
- the LOC127796763 gene encoding LOW QUALITY PROTEIN: uncharacterized protein LOC127796763 (The sequence of the model RefSeq protein was modified relative to this genomic sequence to represent the inferred CDS: substituted 1 base at 1 genomic stop codon) codes for MANELEELLGFLSAPSPPVKKAAVDIVRDLTGSEDGLQSLAKYSDVALPSLSRLLAEKKEVSEPAAEAFINLSQNSELAAKMVSMGMVKMTMDVMYKQEAGIARLLVMFLVNLTQLDAGIDSLLQIGDEKMHGLYVMKLVRSFCTSSSDKNGDSFEHVGSILVNISKREAGRKLLLDPKRGLLKQIIRQFDSTSLLRKKGVSGTIRNCCFEAQNQLQNLLLISEFLWPALLLPVAGDKIYSEQDTXKMPLELASALSIEREPVQDPEIRVQALEAIYLISLQEAGRRALWSVNGPRILQVGYEDEEDPKVMEAYERVGSLLIGSSNSGEESTLTSK; via the exons ATGGCGAACGAACTGGAAGAATTGCTCGGCTTCCTATCAGCTCCATCTCCACCA GTTAAGAAGGCCGCTGTTGATATTGTTCGGGATTTGACCGGGTCGGAGGATGGCTTGCAATCGCTTGCAAAATACTCTGACGTTGCTCTGCCGTCTTTGTCTCGCCTATTGGCCGAGAAAAAG GAAGTTTCGGAACCTGCAGCGGAGGCTTTTATAAACCTATCTCAAAATTCGGAGCTGGCAGCCAAAATGGTCTCGATGGGAATGGTCAAAATGACAATGGATGTCATGTATAAGCAGGAGGCTGGCATTGCCCGCTTGCTTGTTATGTTCCTAGTTAATCTCACACAGTTGGACGCTGGTATTGATTCTTTGCTTCAG ATTGGAGATGAGAAAATGCATGGACTGTATGTCATGAAACTCGTGAGATCATTCTGTACTTCATCTTCTGACAAGAATG GTGATTCTTTCGAACATGTCGGTTCTATACTTGTGAATATCTCAAAAAGAGAAGCAGGAAGGAAGCTTTTATTGGATCCTAAGCGGGGACTTCTGAAGCAAATCATTAGACAATTTGATTCAACAAGTTTATTGCGAAAGAAGGGG GTTTCTGGGACAATTCGAAACTGCTGTTTTGAAGCCCAGAATCAGCTACAGAATTTGCTTTTGATATCGGAGTTTCTTTGGCCAGCTCTACTTCTGCCAGTTGCTGGAGATAAG ATTTATAGCGAACAGGACACATAAAAAATGCCTCTTGAGCTTGCTAGTGCACTCTCCATTGAGCGTGAACCAGTTCAGGATCCTGAaattcgtgtccaagcattggAGGCTATTTACTTAATCTCCTTACAg GAGGCAGGTCGAAGAGCTCTATGGTCAGTCAATGGACCGCGGATACTGCAGGTTGGGTACGAGGACGAGGAAGATCCAAAGGTTATGGAAGCGTACGAGCGAGTTGGCTCCTTG CTGATTGGAAGCAGCAACAGTGGAGAAGAATCCACTCTAACATCAAAATAG